The genomic DNA GCGCCGGTCATGGGGGTCGGTCTCGACGCGGACGGCTGGGTCGACGCGCCGCCGCCCGAGGACCCGAACCTGGCCGGCTGGTTCACCGGCGCGGTCTCCCCGGGGGAAAAGGGCACCGCGGTCGTGGTCGGCCATGTCGACAACCAGCAGGGCCCCGCCGTCTTCTACGGACTCGGGGCCCTGAAAAAGGGAAACAAGGTGGAAGTGCACCGCCAGGACGGAAAGACGGCGGTTTTCGAGATCTACGGCATCGAGGTCTTCGAGAAGAACAATTTCCCCGGCGACCGGGTCTACGGCTCGAAGGGCAGCCCCGAATTGCGGGTCATCACCTGCGGCGGCGGTTTCACCAAGCAGAACGGCTACGACGGGAACGTGGTCGCCTTCGCCCGCCTGGTCGAGGTCCGCTGAGCGTGCCCCGGCCGGGCGGGCCCGGCGGCGGTCAGACCAGGCGCCGTCGGGGGACGGTGAGGTGGTAGCCGGAGTCCAGCAGCTCGGGCAGATAGCGCCGCAGGGCGCGGACACTCTGCGAACGGTCGCCCCCGGCGTCGTGCGAGAGCACCACGACACCGGGGGCCGCGCCTTCCTCGACCCGGTCGACGATGGTGCCGGTGCCGGGTGTCGTCCAGTCCAGGGTGTCCACGGTCCAGGCGAGCGGCTCCATGCCGAGTTCCGCGCCGAGCTGGAAGGCGGCCCGGTTCCACGCTCCGTACGGGGCCCGGAACCAGCGGGGCGCCTCCCCGTAGGCCTGCTCGACGACCTCGCTGGTGCGCTCCATCTCGGAGCGGATACGGCGCCGGGTGAGTTTGGTCAGCAGCGGGTGGGACCAGGTGTGGTTGCCCACCACGTGTCCCTCGTCGGCCATCCGCGTCAGCAGGTCCCGGTTGTAGTCCGCCATCTCCCCGCACACGAAGAACGTCGCCCGCACGTCGTACTTCGCCAGGGTGTCCAGGATCCGCGGGGTGTACTCGGGGTGGGGACCGTCGTCGAAGGTGAGCAGCATGGTGCGGCCCCGGCCCGTCATGCGCAGGATCGGCTCGCTGCGCACCGGGGGCCGGCCGGGCGCGGCGCGCGGTGCGCCGTATCCGGTCAGGGGCTGGAGCCGGTAGGCGGAGGGTTTGAGCGGGCTGCGCTGCACAGGGCCCGGGGCGGGTACGGGGGCGGGCGGCCGGGACGGTCCGTGTCCCAGGCCCGCCGCGAGTGCGCCGCCGGCGCCGGCCGCGCCCAGGGCCGCGACGCCGGTGAGCAGGGTGCGGCGGGTGAGCAACTGGTCCTTCTTCATGACTCATCAGTCGCCCGGTCACGGTGCGCCGCACCTGAGCAACACCGGTGCGGCGGCATGAAACCACCCGCCCGGCGCAAGATCACCGGGGACTCCGATAGCCTCGCCGCGTGACGGAACAGCACTCCCATCAGTTCGAACGCGGCACGGACGGACCGAAGGTCATCGTCGTCGGCGTGGACGGCTCCGACTCCTCGCTGCGGGCCGCGGCCTACGCCGGGGGGATGGCCAGGCGGCAGGGCGCCCTGCTCGCCGTGGTGTACGTGCAGCCGGTGCTGGCGGGTGGTGCGGCGCTCGGAGCTTCGGTGGCGGAGACGACCGACGAGATCGCCGAGGGGCTGGTCGCCCAGATCCGGGAGGCGACCGAGCGGGTGAAGGGGATATTCGACATCCGCTGGGAGTTCCACACGTTCCGCGGCGACCCGTACAGCGGACTGAAGCAGACGGCCGACGAGCTGAAGGCGGACGCGGTGGTGGTCGGCGCCTCCGAGCAGGCCGGTCACCGGTTCGTCGGCTCGGTCGCGGTGCGGCTGGTGAAGGCGGGGCGCTGGCCGGTGACGGTGGTGCCGTAGCACCGGTGGGGTCGGTGTGTGCGTCTTGGGACCCTTGTGCGTCGTGACTTCCGTCACGGACCTGTGTGCGTCATCATGATCCACCGTCAGCCGTTTGCCGTTCACGAAGAGGTGAGGCGCATGGCCCGGTTCCGCATGGGTGAGGGTGTTCTCCGCCGCAAACCCATCGAGCATATCGAGGAGACGGAGAGCGGCGGGGGCCTGGTGCGCTCGCTGGGGCTGTGGCAGCTCACCGCGATCGGTGTCGGCGGCATCATCGGGGCCGGCATCTTCACGCTGGCCGGCACGGTCGCCAACGGCACGGCGGGGCCCGCGGTCCTGATCTCCTTCCTCATCGCCGGTGTCGCGAGTGCGGCGGCCGCCCTGTCGTACGCCGAGTTCGCCGGGCTGATCCCGAAGGCGGGTTCCGCCTACACCTACGGCTACGCGGTCCTGGGCGAGCTGGTGGGCTGGTTCATCGGGTGGGACCTGCTCCTGGAGTACACGGCGATCGTGGCGGTGGTCGCGATCGGCATCTCGGGCTACTTCAGCTTCCTGGTCGGCGAGATGGGGGCCGACCTGCCGAACTGGATGCTGGGCGCGCCGGGCACCGGGGACGGGCACAAGGTCGACCTGTTCGCGGCCGTGCTGTGCCTGCTGATCGCGTACCTGCTGACGCTGGGCATCAGGAACGCCGCCCGCTTCGAGATGGTCGTGGTGGTGCTGAAGGTGCTGGTGGTGCTGCTGGTGATCGGGGTCGGCGTCTTCCACATCAACAGCTCGAACTACCACCCGTTCTTCCCGTTCGGGGTCGGCGGGGCGTTCACCGGCGCGGCGACGGTGTTCTTCGCGGTCTTCGGCTACGACGCCATGTCGACGGCGGCCGAGGAGTCCAAGGACGCCCAGCGGCACATGCCGAAGGCGATCATCTACTCGCTGATCATCTCGATGGTGCTGTACGTGGCGGCCTGTCTGGTGCTGACGGGTATGCAGAACTACAAGGAGATCGACCCGGAGAGCGGCTTCTCGACGGCGTTCAAGTCGGTGGGGCTCAGCTCGCTGGCCGACATCATCGCGGTGGGCGCGATCATCGGCATCCTCACGGTGATGTTCACGTTCATGCTGGGTGTCACCCGGGTGTGGTTCTCCATGTCGCGCGACGGGCTGCTGCCCAAGTGGTTCGCCAAGACACACCCGACGCGGCACGTGCCGACCCGGGTCACCTGGATCGTCGGGGTCGCGTCGGCCGTGATCGCCGGGTTCCTGCCGATCGGCGAGGCGGCGGAGCTGACCAACATCGGCATCCTGCTGGCGTTCGTGGTGGTGTGCGCGGCGGTGATCGTGCTGCGCTACCGGCAGCCGGAGCTGCCGCGCACCTTCCGTACCCCGTGGATGCCGTTCGTGCCGGCGCTGGGCATCGTCTTCTCGATCTGGCTGATCACGTTCCTGCAGTGGCAGACCTGGGTGCGGTTCGCCGTGTGGTTCGTGGTCGGCCTGGTGGTCTACTTCGCGTACTCGTACCGGAAGTCGGAGCTGGCGCGCCGTTAGAGGGTGCGCAGGAACTCGGCGACGATGCCCGTGAACGCCTCGGGCCGCTCCATGTTCGGGTAGTGCGCGACCCCTTCGACGGTGACGGAACGGCCGTCCTGGACGGTACGGGCGAGCCGTTCCGCGTCCGCGATCAGATCGGGCGCGTCCAGGGCGCCGTTGACGGCGAGGACCGGGACGTCGATCTTCGGGACCCGGGGCCAGGTGCCGGTCAGGGGCACGTGGTGGTTCTCCTCGTCCGGCGTGTGCTTGGAGAGGGTGCCGAGAGCCATCTCGCGCACCCGGCGCAGCACGTCCGGGTCGACGTCGTCGAGGGTGCGGTGCTCCCCCGGCACGAAGCGCAGGAACGCGGTGAGCCAGCCCTCGACGTCGCCCGCGGCGAGGGCGCCGGCCTGTTCGGCCCGCACCTGGCGCACCCACGGGTCGGTGTACTCGAACTCGCTGGTGGACGCGCCGCAGGCGACCACCGCACGGACCAGCTCCGGGTACTCGATGACCGTGTCGGTGGCGATGGCCCCGCCCATGGACACGCCGACGAGTACCGCCGAGCCGGTGTCCAGGTGGCGCAGCAGCGCGGCGAGGTCGTCCGCCCAGCGGAACGGCCCGCTCGCGTTGGCCGAGGCGCCGTGTCCGCGCACGTCGGGGGCGATCACGCGGTAGTCGCGGGCCAGGGCCGGGATCTGGGCGTCGAACACCCGGTGGTCGGTGAACCCGGAGTGCAGCAGGACGACCGGGTCTCCCGCGCCGGTGTCGCGGTAGGCGAGGTCGCCGTCGGCGGAGGTGAAGAAGCGGAGGTCCGAAGCAGCGTTCATGACAACCAAGGTGTCAGGTGAGGTCGACTTTGGCAACCTGGGTGTCATGATGGCGGGGTGAACGACATCGACGCACCCCTCCCCCCCGACGCGCTCGCCCGGCGCCTCACCGAGGTGTACGACCTGGTCGGCCCCCTCTACCGACGCGCGCAGCGCGGTGTCGAGCAGGGCCTGGACGGCGACGGCCCGTCCGTGGGCGTCCGCGCCGTGCTGACGATGCTGCGGCGCGGCGGGCCGATGACCGTGCCCCAGATGGGCCGGGCCCAGGCGATCAGCCGTCAGTTCGTCCAGCGGATGGTCAACGACGCCGCGGCCCAGGACCTGGTGGAGAGCACCCCGAACCCGGCGCACCGCCGGTCCTCGCTGATCCGGCTGACCGCCCGGGGCCGGGACACGATCGACGCGGTCCTCGACCGGGAACACCGACTGCTGCGCGAGGTCGGCCCCGGCCTCACGGACGCCGACGTCACCACCTGTCTGCGGGTGCTCGGCGCCATGCTGACGGCCCTGGACCACGTGGCCGACGCCTGACCTACTTCCCCATCAGCAGCCCGTCCTCGGCGGCGCCCCGGCTGAGCACCACGTCGCGGATGCGGTCGCGCACGCCCCGCAGCTCGGCGCCCCGTTCCAGCGCCCGGTCGAGGTTCACCACCCGGCCGGCGTCCACGTCGAACAGCTGCGGGACGAACTCGGCCTTCGTCACCTTCCAGCGTTCGCCGTCCCGGTCGGGCGGGGCGAAGGTGAAGCGGCCGATGGCCGACTGGTTGCCGCGCGGATCGCGGGCGCCCTCGTTGTTGACCATCTCGCCCGCGATCTGGTCCCCCATGCCGTACACCACCCAGGTGCCGTTGACCTTCTCGTAGGCCTGCGGGACATGGGCGTGGGTGCCGAGGATCAGGTCGATGTCGGGGCGGTCGCCGGTCCGGGCGGCGGTCAGGCTCCGGGCGAGGGCCAACTGGTCCCGGTCGGGCTCGTCCTGCCATTCGGTGCCCCAGTGCATGGACACGACGACGACGTCGGCGCCGGCCTTCCGGGCGGCCCGCGCGTCCTCGACGATGCGCGCCTCGTCGATCAGACCGACCGCCCAGGGCTGGTCCGCGGGCAGCGGCCGGCCGTTGGTGTGGAGGGTGTAGGAGAGGTGGGCCACCTGGGCCCGGCCCGCACGCAGCACCGTCGCGATGTCCGCCTCGGCCTCGGTGCGCGCCGTCCCGGCGTGCCGTACGCCGGCCCGGTCGAGGGCGTCCAGGGTGCGGCGGATGCCGTCCGCGCCGTCGTCGACGCTGTGGTTGGAGGCGGTGGAGCAGCTGTCGTATCCGGTGGCGGCCAGCACCTTGGCCACCTCGGGCGGGGACTTGAAGAGCGGGTAGCCGCTGTAGTCGCCGTTCTCGCCGTAGACGGTCTCCATGTGGCACAGCGCGAGATCGGCCCGCGCGACGACGGGCCGGGCACCGGCCAGCATGGGGCGGAAGTCGTAGCCGGAGCCGCCGGCGTCGAAGCGGGCCCGCTCGATGATCGAGTCGTGCGGGAGCACGTCTCCGGAGGCGACCAGGGTGAAGGAGCCTTCGACGGCGGCGGGCGGGGCCGGGGCCGGGGGCTTCGGCGGTTCGTGGTCGCGGGCCTGGCAGGCCGCGCCCGCCGTGAGGAGGGCGGTCAGGGCCAGGGCCACCTGCCGACTGCGCGTGATCATGCGTTCCCTCCGCTGGGTCGCACACACCGATGAAAAGTCACATTTACGTACGAACAGGTAAAGAGTCACGGCTCGTCACAGGCGGCTTCGACACGCCCATTAGCCCGTCCGGCGGGCGCGATCCGGGTGCACGGCGCCCCGGCGACCGCGGACCGACCGTTCGTCGAACCGTTCGTCGACGCGATCGACCGTCCGCCGCACACCCGTGCGTGCGCCCTGTCCCCGCCCGGCCCCCTGCGATGCCATACGGCCATGACGGCCGGAATCACCCTGACGGACACAGTGAACGGGACGACCGCCGAGCACGAGCTCGCCACACTGCAACGCGAGCACGGCCGGCCGCTCTTCGCGCTGCTGCTGCGGCTCAGCGACGGCGACCGGCAGCGCGCCGAGGACCTGGTGCAGGAGACCCTGGTCCGCGCGTGGCAGCATCCCGAGGCCCTGCGCGCCGACGACTTCGACTCCGTACGGCCGTGGCTGCTCACCGTGGCCCGGCGGCTCGCGATCGACGCGCGCCGCGCCCGCCAGGCGCGCCCTCCGGAGGTCGGCGACGCCGTGCTGGAGAACGCGCGCGTCTGCGCGGATCACGCCGAACGGGCCGCCGCCGCCCTCGATGTGCGGGAGGCTGTGAAGACACTCACTCCGGAGCACCGTGAAGTCCTGGTGCTGGTGTACTTCCAGGGGGCGAGTGTGGCGGAAGCCGCGGCCGCCCTCGGCATCCCACCCGGTACCGTGAAGTCCCGCGCGTACTACGCGCTGCGCGCCATGCGCAGGGTGCTACCGGGATACGCCGCCGACCTGCGGTGAAACCGACCTTTTGGTCAAGCCTCCGTAAAGCGCCTTGCCCAGGACCCCGGTTGAGCAGTCGGCTGTCCTCATCCGTGTTCCGGACGGGGGTCCATGACCCGGGTCGGGCGACGCGCACGCACCGGAGGAAGGCAGGAAGGGATGCTGCACAGAGGTCAAGAGAGCACGGACGGCACCGGCGGGGGCGAACTGAGCGTTCCCATGGCGTGGTTGTACGCCGAGTACATCGCCGACGAGCTGCTGCGGAGCGGCGACCTGATGCCGCCGACGTCCTTCGAGTTCCGCGCCGGACGCGACGCGCTGGCGCTCACCGTCTTCCTGTCCGACACGGAGAACGAACTGAGCGGCATCCGGGTCGTCACCCACCTGGAGACCTGGCTGTCCCTGACGGCCTACGACCAGCCCTGGCACGAGTGGGTGCACGGACGGCTGGCCGAGGTCACGGCCGACGCCCTCGCCGCCGGACGCCGCTCGCCGGACCTGGAGCTGGCCCGGGCGGCCTGGCGCTGGCTCCAGGACACCGAACTGCTCGCCCCGGACCTGAACGCGGTGCCCGGGGGTGCGCCGGTGACCGGAGAGGACGAGGGGCCGAAGGTGTGGACACCCGCCTGGCAGCTCGGGCTGCCGCTGGGACACCTCGCCATCCACCTGTTCTAGCCTCCGCGGCCGGCTCTTCCAGCCTCCGCGGCCGGCCTCTTCCAGCCTCCCCGGCCGGCCTCACGAACTTTCCCGCGGGACGGACCAATCCGCGCCTCGGGCCGCTCCGAACACCTTGGTTGCGATTCCGAGGTGGCTTGAGTGATTCGGCTGTCGGGTGCGTACGGGTGGGAGCAAGGAGTAACCCCACCCGCACCCAACGGTACGAGGATTCGGCATGAGGTCCCTGGAGAGGCATCGTGACGTCGGCGCCTATGCGCTCGGCGTGCTGGACGAGGCGGAAGCCTTCCGCTTCGAGGACCACCTCATGGAATGCCCCCGGTGCGCGGCCCAGGTGACCGAATTCGGCCCCGCCACCCGCCAGTTGATGCTGTACCGGCAGGCGACACCCCGTATCGTCCACCCCCTGACCAGGCCGGGACCGCGACTGCTCGACCGGCTGCTGACCGAGGTGGCCACGCGTCGGCGGGCCGGCCGGCGGCGGGTGCTGTACGCCGTGGCCGCCGCCGTCGTGTGCGCCGTAGCCGGGCCCGGCGCCGTGCTGTACGCGAGCCAGGGCGACCCGGCGGCGCCGGTCGCCGCGACCGACGCCCGGTCCGGGGTGTGGGCGCGGATCACGGCCGAGGACGAGATTTGGGGCACGGACGTGCGGCTCGAGGTCAAGGACGCGGGCGGCCCGCGCTCCTGCCGGCTCGTCGCCGTGGGCCGCGACGGGTCCGAACAGACGATCACCAGCTGGATGGTCCCCGGGCACGTCACCCGGCCGCACATCATGCGCGGCGGGGCCGCCCTGCACCCCGGACAGATCGACCGCTACGAGGTGCGCACGGCGGACGGCGAGCACCTGGTGACGCTGCCGGCCGGATGACCGCCGCTCCGGCGACCGCCGGCCCCCGGGGCCACCGCTACTTCAGCAGTCGGGACATCCTGCGGTCCGCCAGCGGTTTGCCGCCGGTCTGGCAGGTCGGGCAGTACTGGAGCGAGGAGTCGCTGAAGGAGACCTCGCGGACGGTGTCGCCGCACACCGGACAGGGCTCTCCGGTGCGGCCATGGACCCGCAGCCCGCTCCTCTTCTCGGCCTTCAGGCGTCCGGCGGCGATGCCCCGGGAGCGTTCCACGGCCTCGGTGAGCGTGCCGCGCAGGGCCGCGTACAGGCGGGCGGTCTCCTCGTCGGTCAGGGAGGCGGCCAGTTTGAACGGGGACATCTTCGCGGCGTGCAGGATCTCGTCGCTGTACGCGTTGCCCACGCCCGCGATCAGGCTCTGGTCGCGCAGCGCGCCCTTGAGCTGCCGCCGCTCACCCTCGAGGAGGGCGGCGAAGCGTGCCTCGTCGAAGTCGTCGGCGAGCGGGTCGGGTCCGAGCCGTGCCACGCCCGGCACCTGCCGCGGGTCGGCCACGACGTGGACCGCGAGCCGCTTCTGCGTGCCCGCCTCCGTCAGGTCGAAGCCCGCACCGGTCTCCAGGGCGACCCGCAGCGCGAGCGGGCCCTTTCCGGGCTTGGGCAGGCCGCTGGGCAGGCTGTCCTTCCAGTGCAGCCAGCCGGCCCGGGCCAGATGGGTCACCAGGTGCGGGCCGCCGGCCGTCTCGACGTCGAGGAACTTGCCGTGGCGGTGCACGGCCGCCACCCGGTGGCCCTCCAGCGCCGTGAGCGGGGGGTCGTACGTCTTCAGGACGCTGATCGCCACGGGCAGGACCCGGACGATCTCGCGGCCGGTGAGGTGTTCGGTCAGGAAGTCGCGGAGCGCCTCGACCTCGGGCAGTTCTGGCATACGTCCAGAGTGCCACCGGCCACCGACGGCGCCAGCGGGTTCAGCCCGCCCCGTGCGCCACCACGAACTCCGCCCAGACGACCTTGCCGCCGCCG from Streptomyces sp. CB09001 includes the following:
- a CDS encoding class F sortase, giving the protein MYDSELAEEEERRRKRAPWGVIALVLLTGLALIRNGSGEFDEGPPQPASAAASDTRAATGDGAAAGVTPLPYSVPDQVSIPAIQVDAPVMGVGLDADGWVDAPPPEDPNLAGWFTGAVSPGEKGTAVVVGHVDNQQGPAVFYGLGALKKGNKVEVHRQDGKTAVFEIYGIEVFEKNNFPGDRVYGSKGSPELRVITCGGGFTKQNGYDGNVVAFARLVEVR
- a CDS encoding polysaccharide deacetylase family protein; this translates as MKKDQLLTRRTLLTGVAALGAAGAGGALAAGLGHGPSRPPAPVPAPGPVQRSPLKPSAYRLQPLTGYGAPRAAPGRPPVRSEPILRMTGRGRTMLLTFDDGPHPEYTPRILDTLAKYDVRATFFVCGEMADYNRDLLTRMADEGHVVGNHTWSHPLLTKLTRRRIRSEMERTSEVVEQAYGEAPRWFRAPYGAWNRAAFQLGAELGMEPLAWTVDTLDWTTPGTGTIVDRVEEGAAPGVVVLSHDAGGDRSQSVRALRRYLPELLDSGYHLTVPRRRLV
- a CDS encoding universal stress protein, producing MTEQHSHQFERGTDGPKVIVVGVDGSDSSLRAAAYAGGMARRQGALLAVVYVQPVLAGGAALGASVAETTDEIAEGLVAQIREATERVKGIFDIRWEFHTFRGDPYSGLKQTADELKADAVVVGASEQAGHRFVGSVAVRLVKAGRWPVTVVP
- a CDS encoding amino acid permease — its product is MARFRMGEGVLRRKPIEHIEETESGGGLVRSLGLWQLTAIGVGGIIGAGIFTLAGTVANGTAGPAVLISFLIAGVASAAAALSYAEFAGLIPKAGSAYTYGYAVLGELVGWFIGWDLLLEYTAIVAVVAIGISGYFSFLVGEMGADLPNWMLGAPGTGDGHKVDLFAAVLCLLIAYLLTLGIRNAARFEMVVVVLKVLVVLLVIGVGVFHINSSNYHPFFPFGVGGAFTGAATVFFAVFGYDAMSTAAEESKDAQRHMPKAIIYSLIISMVLYVAACLVLTGMQNYKEIDPESGFSTAFKSVGLSSLADIIAVGAIIGILTVMFTFMLGVTRVWFSMSRDGLLPKWFAKTHPTRHVPTRVTWIVGVASAVIAGFLPIGEAAELTNIGILLAFVVVCAAVIVLRYRQPELPRTFRTPWMPFVPALGIVFSIWLITFLQWQTWVRFAVWFVVGLVVYFAYSYRKSELARR
- a CDS encoding alpha/beta hydrolase — its product is MNAASDLRFFTSADGDLAYRDTGAGDPVVLLHSGFTDHRVFDAQIPALARDYRVIAPDVRGHGASANASGPFRWADDLAALLRHLDTGSAVLVGVSMGGAIATDTVIEYPELVRAVVACGASTSEFEYTDPWVRQVRAEQAGALAAGDVEGWLTAFLRFVPGEHRTLDDVDPDVLRRVREMALGTLSKHTPDEENHHVPLTGTWPRVPKIDVPVLAVNGALDAPDLIADAERLARTVQDGRSVTVEGVAHYPNMERPEAFTGIVAEFLRTL
- a CDS encoding MarR family transcriptional regulator, producing MNDIDAPLPPDALARRLTEVYDLVGPLYRRAQRGVEQGLDGDGPSVGVRAVLTMLRRGGPMTVPQMGRAQAISRQFVQRMVNDAAAQDLVESTPNPAHRRSSLIRLTARGRDTIDAVLDREHRLLREVGPGLTDADVTTCLRVLGAMLTALDHVADA
- a CDS encoding CapA family protein, translating into MITRSRQVALALTALLTAGAACQARDHEPPKPPAPAPPAAVEGSFTLVASGDVLPHDSIIERARFDAGGSGYDFRPMLAGARPVVARADLALCHMETVYGENGDYSGYPLFKSPPEVAKVLAATGYDSCSTASNHSVDDGADGIRRTLDALDRAGVRHAGTARTEAEADIATVLRAGRAQVAHLSYTLHTNGRPLPADQPWAVGLIDEARIVEDARAARKAGADVVVVSMHWGTEWQDEPDRDQLALARSLTAARTGDRPDIDLILGTHAHVPQAYEKVNGTWVVYGMGDQIAGEMVNNEGARDPRGNQSAIGRFTFAPPDRDGERWKVTKAEFVPQLFDVDAGRVVNLDRALERGAELRGVRDRIRDVVLSRGAAEDGLLMGK
- a CDS encoding sigma-70 family RNA polymerase sigma factor — encoded protein: MTAGITLTDTVNGTTAEHELATLQREHGRPLFALLLRLSDGDRQRAEDLVQETLVRAWQHPEALRADDFDSVRPWLLTVARRLAIDARRARQARPPEVGDAVLENARVCADHAERAAAALDVREAVKTLTPEHREVLVLVYFQGASVAEAAAALGIPPGTVKSRAYYALRAMRRVLPGYAADLR
- a CDS encoding zf-HC2 domain-containing protein, whose product is MRSLERHRDVGAYALGVLDEAEAFRFEDHLMECPRCAAQVTEFGPATRQLMLYRQATPRIVHPLTRPGPRLLDRLLTEVATRRRAGRRRVLYAVAAAVVCAVAGPGAVLYASQGDPAAPVAATDARSGVWARITAEDEIWGTDVRLEVKDAGGPRSCRLVAVGRDGSEQTITSWMVPGHVTRPHIMRGGAALHPGQIDRYEVRTADGEHLVTLPAG
- a CDS encoding DNA-formamidopyrimidine glycosylase family protein, with protein sequence MPELPEVEALRDFLTEHLTGREIVRVLPVAISVLKTYDPPLTALEGHRVAAVHRHGKFLDVETAGGPHLVTHLARAGWLHWKDSLPSGLPKPGKGPLALRVALETGAGFDLTEAGTQKRLAVHVVADPRQVPGVARLGPDPLADDFDEARFAALLEGERRQLKGALRDQSLIAGVGNAYSDEILHAAKMSPFKLAASLTDEETARLYAALRGTLTEAVERSRGIAAGRLKAEKRSGLRVHGRTGEPCPVCGDTVREVSFSDSSLQYCPTCQTGGKPLADRRMSRLLK